The DNA sequence GCGTGCGGGCGACCGGACCGTAGCCGTACATCAGGATGTCCGCGCCCGGCGCCTGCTTCAGCTCCCGCACGGCGCCGGGCAGGTCGCCGGACAGCACGGTCGTGTTGTTCCACGCCGGCGAGGTCAGAGTGGTCGAAGCGACGTACTTCGCCATCTTGTTCATGGTGTCGCTGAACTCGTCGCCGCTGCGGGCCGGCCAGGCTTCGGCGAAACCGTCGTAGGTGCCGCGGCCCATCAGCAGGGCGTCGCTCGCGCGCAGCTGGTCGAGGGCGAAGGCGCCGGCGGCCTCGTCGAAGTAGTCCAGCGACCACAGGTGCGGGTCGGAGACGACGCCGTCGAGGGTCACGTAGGTCGAGTTGACGATCTTGCGCATCGGATGCTCCCGGTCTCGTTCGTGGTGCCCCGAGATTCGGCCGCGGCCCTTCCGGTGGGCTATCGACGCGCTATCGGTTCCCGCTCGCGTGCTGGGCGACGTCGGCGAGGAGCCGCTCGGCCCGGCGGGCGTGCTCCGCGGCCGTCACGGCGTCTTCGGCCAGCTCGCCGAGCCGCCGGTGGGCGCGGGCCTGCAGGTGCCGGTCGCCGGTCACCCCGGCCACCGTGACCGCCTCGGTGAACCGGGCGGTGGCCGTGCCGGCGTCTC is a window from the Amycolatopsis sp. NBC_00355 genome containing:
- a CDS encoding dihydrofolate reductase family protein is translated as MRKIVNSTYVTLDGVVSDPHLWSLDYFDEAAGAFALDQLRASDALLMGRGTYDGFAEAWPARSGDEFSDTMNKMAKYVASTTLTSPAWNNTTVLSGDLPGAVRELKQAPGADILMYGYGPVARTLVAHGLLDELRLWIHPVLRGAGEQLFGEGVTGVFGKVETRTFASGTVVLVLSEPRR